In Catenulispora sp. MAP5-51, a genomic segment contains:
- a CDS encoding phosphoketolase, with protein sequence MATSRPRRHRPPGRKGPVAVTVHAPIHAPRLGGVDLSAVDRYWRAANYLAAGQIYLRDNALLHHALEPSDIKPRLLGHWGTSPGLNFVHAHLNRLITQNGLDLITVLGPGHGGPAALACSWLDGTYTDHYPDVTRDETGMTKLFAAFSAPGGVPSHVAANVPGSIHEGGELGYSLAHAFGAAFDNPDLIVACVVGDGEAETGPLAASWQSIRFLNPATDGAVLPILHLNGYKIANPTVLDRIPREQLDGLLAAHGWDPRWVCVQSTNSGNDPHTMHHKMAEALDSALATIRLIQSTKRNPKAAHDSIPPWPVIILHTPKGWTGPRTVDGVQVEGTWRSHQVPLAEVRENPKHRHMLVDWMKSYRPDELFDHLGRPEPDVLTWVPDGEARIGANRHANGGSLTRSLDLPQIADHAVQAAKPGETEHEPTRVLGTWLRDVIAADAAHRTFRLFGPDETASNHLDPVFEVTDRTWMLPTKPGDDHLAPDGRVMEVLSEHLCQGWLEGYLLTGRHGMFSCYEAFIHIIDSMLNQHVKWLKTARALPWRAPVPSLNYLLTSHVWRQDHNGFSHQDPGFLDHVANKTADVVRLYLPPDANTLLSVAEHCLSSRDLVNVIVAGKNPSPDWLTPEEAELHCARGLGIWEWAGTEDDSATEDDSATEPDVVLACAGDVPTLEVLAASQLLREHLPGLRIRVVNVVDLMRLQPESEHPHGLPDAQFDAIFTVDKPVIFAFHGYPSLIHRLAYRRHGHANLHVRGYKEQGTTTTPFDMLVRNDMDRFQLVCDVIDRVPGLAPKAAAARQAMTDARARHRSWIVEHGEDMPEIRAWKWTP encoded by the coding sequence GTGGCCACTTCGCGGCCACGCCGTCATCGCCCGCCCGGGAGAAAAGGTCCTGTTGCCGTGACCGTGCACGCCCCCATCCACGCTCCCCGTCTCGGGGGCGTCGACCTCTCAGCCGTCGATCGCTACTGGCGCGCCGCGAACTACCTGGCCGCCGGTCAGATCTACCTGCGCGACAATGCCCTGCTGCACCACGCTCTGGAGCCCTCGGACATCAAGCCGCGGCTGCTCGGGCACTGGGGCACCAGCCCCGGCCTGAACTTCGTCCACGCGCATCTCAACCGCCTGATCACGCAGAACGGCCTGGACCTGATCACCGTCCTGGGCCCCGGCCACGGCGGTCCGGCAGCCCTGGCCTGCTCCTGGCTGGACGGCACCTACACCGACCACTACCCCGACGTGACCCGCGACGAGACCGGCATGACCAAGCTGTTCGCCGCGTTCTCCGCCCCCGGCGGCGTCCCCAGCCACGTCGCCGCCAACGTCCCCGGCTCGATCCACGAGGGCGGCGAGCTCGGATACAGCCTGGCCCACGCCTTCGGTGCGGCCTTCGACAACCCGGACCTGATCGTGGCCTGCGTCGTCGGCGACGGCGAGGCCGAGACCGGTCCGCTGGCCGCCTCCTGGCAGTCCATCAGGTTCCTGAACCCGGCCACCGACGGCGCGGTCCTGCCGATCCTGCACCTGAACGGCTACAAGATCGCCAACCCGACCGTGCTGGACCGGATCCCCCGCGAACAGCTCGACGGACTGCTGGCCGCCCACGGCTGGGACCCCCGCTGGGTCTGTGTCCAATCGACGAACTCTGGCAACGACCCGCACACCATGCACCACAAGATGGCCGAAGCCCTGGACTCCGCCCTGGCCACCATCCGCCTCATCCAAAGCACCAAACGCAACCCGAAGGCCGCCCACGACAGCATCCCGCCCTGGCCGGTCATCATCCTGCACACGCCCAAGGGCTGGACCGGCCCGCGCACCGTGGACGGTGTGCAGGTCGAGGGCACGTGGCGCTCGCACCAGGTACCGCTGGCCGAAGTCCGGGAGAACCCGAAGCACCGGCACATGCTGGTCGACTGGATGAAGTCCTACCGGCCCGACGAACTGTTCGACCACCTCGGCCGGCCCGAACCGGACGTCCTGACCTGGGTCCCGGACGGCGAGGCGCGCATCGGTGCCAACCGCCACGCCAACGGCGGCTCGCTCACCCGCTCCCTGGATCTCCCCCAGATCGCCGATCACGCGGTGCAGGCCGCCAAACCCGGCGAGACAGAGCACGAACCCACCCGCGTCCTGGGCACCTGGCTGCGCGACGTCATCGCCGCCGACGCGGCCCACCGCACCTTCCGGCTGTTCGGACCGGACGAGACCGCCTCCAACCACCTGGACCCGGTCTTCGAGGTCACGGACCGGACCTGGATGCTGCCCACCAAACCTGGCGACGACCACCTGGCCCCGGACGGCCGCGTCATGGAAGTCCTGTCCGAGCACTTGTGCCAGGGCTGGCTGGAGGGCTACCTGCTCACCGGCCGACACGGCATGTTCTCCTGCTACGAAGCCTTCATCCACATCATCGACTCGATGCTCAACCAGCATGTGAAGTGGCTCAAAACCGCGCGGGCACTGCCCTGGCGCGCGCCGGTGCCATCGCTGAACTACCTGCTCACCTCGCATGTGTGGCGCCAGGACCACAACGGCTTCTCCCACCAGGACCCCGGATTCCTGGACCACGTCGCCAACAAGACCGCCGACGTGGTGCGGCTGTATCTGCCCCCGGATGCCAACACCCTGTTGTCGGTCGCAGAGCACTGTCTGTCCAGCCGGGACCTGGTCAACGTCATCGTGGCCGGGAAGAACCCGAGCCCGGACTGGCTGACGCCGGAGGAGGCGGAACTGCATTGCGCCCGCGGCCTGGGCATCTGGGAGTGGGCTGGCACCGAGGACGACTCCGCGACCGAGGACGACTCCGCGACCGAGCCGGACGTGGTGCTGGCCTGCGCCGGCGACGTGCCGACGCTGGAGGTCCTGGCCGCCTCGCAACTGCTGCGCGAGCACCTGCCCGGACTGCGGATCCGCGTGGTCAACGTCGTGGACCTGATGCGCCTGCAGCCTGAATCCGAGCACCCGCACGGACTGCCCGACGCCCAATTCGACGCGATCTTCACCGTCGACAAGCCGGTCATCTTCGCCTTTCACGGCTACCCCTCGCTGATCCACCGCCTGGCCTACCGCCGCCACGGCCACGCGAACCTGCACGTCCGCGGCTACAAAGAGCAGGGCACCACCACCACGCCCTTCGACATGCTGGTCCGCAACGACATGGACCGCTTCCAACTGGTCTGCGACGTCATCGACCGGGTGCCGGGTCTGGCGCCGAAAGCCGCGGCGGCGCGGCAGGCGATGACCGACGCCCGGGCCCGGCACCGGAGCTGGATCGTCGAGCACGGCGAGGACATGCCGGAGATCCGCGCATGGAAGTGGACGCCATGA
- a CDS encoding response regulator transcription factor, translated as MLDLIGEGLTNRQIAERMFLAEKTVKNYVSAMLAKLGLTRRVQAAVMVSEIKSGQSRHH; from the coding sequence GTGCTGGACCTGATCGGCGAAGGTCTGACCAACCGGCAGATCGCCGAGCGGATGTTCCTGGCCGAGAAGACCGTGAAGAACTACGTCTCGGCGATGCTGGCCAAACTCGGCCTGACCCGCCGCGTCCAGGCCGCGGTGATGGTCTCCGAGATCAAGTCCGGGCAGTCCCGCCACCACTGA
- a CDS encoding phosphoribosyltransferase family protein codes for MNFADRDDAGRQLADALKTLADHDASHDADHDDDAAVVVLGLPRGGVPVAALVAEALGAPLDVIMVRKLGVPFQPELGMGAIGEDGIRVLNQEVLNNTGVTQDELEAVQTAESAELNRRARRYRRGRDRIDLRGRTAIVVDDGLATGSTARAACRVARAHGAARVVLAVPVAPRGWTKRLADVADEMVCVATPFGFQAIGQWYRVFAQTTDEEVVDCLNEAAARVGGRQPAESDSPKARAAASAAAKAPRIADPEVWVQAGRVALAGSLAVPQDHPAGVVVFAHGSGSSRHSPRNRLVADTLNRAGLATLLFDLLTPDEEHHRRTVFDILLLARRLSAAVEWLQERPEVRNLPIGCFGASTGAAAALWAASEPGSPIAALVSRGGRPDLAMRRLPDVTAPTLFIVGGADAQVLTLNRQAAALLGGPGQVTVVPGATHLFPETGALEQVAELAAEWFTEQLAAVRHR; via the coding sequence ATGAATTTCGCCGACCGTGACGACGCCGGACGGCAGCTGGCCGATGCCCTCAAGACGCTCGCCGACCACGACGCCAGTCACGACGCCGACCACGATGACGACGCCGCCGTCGTGGTCCTGGGCCTTCCGCGCGGCGGCGTGCCGGTGGCCGCCCTGGTCGCGGAGGCCCTCGGCGCGCCGCTGGACGTGATCATGGTGCGCAAGCTCGGCGTTCCGTTCCAGCCGGAGCTGGGCATGGGTGCCATCGGCGAGGACGGTATCCGGGTCCTGAACCAGGAGGTCCTGAACAACACCGGCGTCACCCAGGACGAGCTCGAGGCGGTCCAGACCGCCGAGTCCGCCGAGCTGAACCGCCGAGCCCGCCGCTACCGCCGCGGCCGCGATCGCATCGATCTGCGCGGACGCACCGCCATCGTCGTCGACGACGGTCTGGCCACCGGCTCCACCGCGCGCGCCGCGTGCCGGGTCGCGCGGGCCCACGGCGCCGCACGCGTCGTGCTCGCGGTGCCCGTCGCCCCGCGCGGCTGGACCAAGCGGCTGGCGGACGTCGCCGACGAGATGGTGTGCGTGGCGACCCCGTTCGGTTTCCAGGCCATCGGGCAGTGGTACCGGGTTTTCGCCCAGACCACCGACGAGGAAGTCGTCGACTGTCTGAACGAGGCCGCGGCCAGAGTCGGTGGGCGACAGCCGGCCGAAAGCGACTCCCCGAAAGCACGCGCCGCGGCGTCCGCAGCAGCGAAGGCACCTCGCATAGCGGACCCGGAGGTCTGGGTCCAAGCCGGACGGGTCGCACTGGCGGGGTCCCTGGCCGTCCCGCAGGACCACCCCGCCGGCGTCGTGGTGTTCGCCCACGGCAGCGGCAGCAGCCGGCACAGCCCGCGCAACCGGCTCGTCGCCGACACCCTCAACCGCGCCGGACTCGCCACCCTGCTGTTCGACCTGCTCACCCCGGACGAGGAACACCACCGCCGCACCGTCTTCGACATCCTGTTGCTGGCCCGGCGCCTGAGCGCGGCCGTGGAGTGGCTGCAGGAGCGGCCGGAGGTGCGGAACCTGCCCATCGGCTGCTTCGGCGCCAGCACCGGCGCGGCCGCAGCCCTGTGGGCGGCCTCCGAACCCGGCTCGCCGATCGCGGCGCTGGTGTCCCGTGGCGGCCGCCCGGACCTGGCCATGCGCCGGCTGCCGGACGTCACCGCGCCGACCCTGTTCATCGTCGGCGGCGCCGACGCCCAGGTCCTGACCCTCAACCGGCAGGCCGCGGCCCTCCTGGGCGGCCCCGGCCAGGTGACGGTGGTCCCGGGCGCCACGCACCTGTTCCCCGAGACCGGGGCGCTGGAACAGGTGGCAGAGTTGGCGGCCGAGTGGTTCACCGAGCAGCTGGCCGCTGTGCGCCATCGTTGA
- a CDS encoding Gfo/Idh/MocA family protein, which yields MNGGVIGFGAVGCGGFGLFALQQLVQVPGLDLVAVTDVSGQAATGAGELFGVDVAAGLDALLERDDVDAVYIATPPYLHHDQAMRALAAGKHVICENPLAIDLDDGAEMITEAGRRDRVLVTDFPQRYDPLFEAVARLLPSGSLGQFLHGSLEDLVSDRTLPPDHWFWDRSKSGGIFLEHGVHFFDLFAGWLGTGRVQTARIGVRPGSVVEEQAGCTVRYDGGGWVDFYDGFRQASSTDRQTLKLYFELGDVILLDWIPARVRVNALVPPSQTRVVTEMFPGARLDIVERYAAPPREYWSRGAEQEPDQVVDMPDPLDPPGPPDTAGREILKTRRYGELLRAMFTDQAAWIRDRDHPRRVTEAGGYDALATAHEADRLAKLTGLAVDEDLTTVYGRRPDHEFRRP from the coding sequence ATGAACGGCGGCGTGATCGGTTTCGGGGCGGTCGGCTGCGGCGGTTTCGGCCTTTTCGCACTCCAGCAGCTGGTCCAGGTCCCGGGCCTGGACCTCGTCGCGGTGACGGACGTGTCCGGCCAGGCCGCGACCGGGGCCGGCGAGCTCTTCGGCGTCGACGTGGCCGCCGGTCTGGACGCCCTGCTGGAGCGCGACGACGTCGACGCCGTCTACATCGCCACGCCGCCGTACCTGCACCACGACCAGGCCATGCGGGCCCTGGCCGCGGGCAAGCACGTCATCTGTGAGAATCCGCTGGCGATCGACCTCGATGACGGCGCGGAGATGATCACCGAGGCCGGCCGCCGCGACCGGGTGCTGGTCACCGACTTCCCGCAGCGCTACGACCCGCTGTTCGAGGCGGTCGCGCGCCTGCTCCCGTCGGGGTCGCTCGGGCAGTTCCTGCACGGCTCCCTCGAGGACCTGGTCTCGGACCGGACCCTGCCGCCGGACCACTGGTTCTGGGACCGGTCCAAGAGCGGCGGCATCTTCCTCGAGCACGGCGTGCACTTCTTCGACCTGTTCGCCGGATGGCTGGGCACCGGCCGCGTCCAGACGGCCCGGATCGGAGTACGGCCCGGATCCGTCGTCGAAGAACAGGCGGGCTGCACCGTGCGCTACGACGGCGGGGGCTGGGTCGACTTCTATGACGGGTTCCGTCAGGCCTCGAGCACGGACCGGCAGACCCTCAAGCTCTACTTCGAACTCGGCGACGTGATCCTGCTGGACTGGATCCCCGCCAGGGTGCGGGTGAACGCGCTGGTCCCGCCGAGCCAGACCCGGGTCGTGACCGAGATGTTCCCGGGCGCGCGACTCGACATCGTCGAAAGGTACGCCGCACCGCCGCGCGAATACTGGAGCCGGGGAGCGGAGCAGGAGCCGGATCAGGTGGTTGACATGCCTGACCCGCTTGACCCGCCTGGCCCGCCCGACACGGCCGGCCGCGAGATCCTCAAGACCCGCCGGTACGGCGAACTGCTGCGGGCGATGTTCACCGACCAGGCGGCGTGGATCCGGGACCGCGACCACCCGCGCCGCGTCACGGAGGCCGGCGGTTACGACGCGCTCGCCACCGCCCACGAGGCCGACCGGCTGGCCAAGCTGACCGGGCTCGCCGTCGATGAGGATCTGACGACTGTCTATGGAAGAAGGCCGGATCATGAATTTCGCCGACCGTGA
- a CDS encoding CBS domain-containing protein, which produces MDTPLDRPPDTPHYVDEVMTYPVIAVQPGAAVEKVAAQLARRRIGSLPVVDTSLRVVGIVTETDLLRTGEQGWDTAGDVMSAPALTVAAGTTVGEVRSLLTEHRIGRLPVVDDRGRLVGIVSRRDLLAAVPSTDGRIRRRVVDRAVDIGAEIDSLSVESGVVRIRVRLADSADCAVLEHLLGRIAGVTRVEVDVDRVAYGAGSAVPGGPAAAYPRGTRG; this is translated from the coding sequence ATGGACACGCCGCTGGACAGGCCGCCGGACACGCCCCACTACGTCGATGAGGTGATGACCTACCCCGTCATCGCCGTGCAGCCCGGCGCCGCCGTGGAAAAGGTCGCCGCGCAGTTGGCGCGGCGGCGGATCGGGTCCCTCCCGGTCGTGGACACCTCGTTGCGGGTCGTCGGGATCGTCACCGAGACGGATCTGCTGCGCACCGGCGAACAGGGATGGGACACCGCCGGCGACGTCATGTCCGCACCCGCCCTCACCGTCGCGGCCGGCACCACCGTGGGCGAGGTGCGTTCCCTGCTGACAGAGCACCGCATCGGGCGGCTGCCCGTGGTCGACGACCGGGGCCGGCTCGTCGGCATCGTCAGCCGCCGGGACCTGCTCGCGGCGGTCCCGTCCACCGACGGCCGGATCAGGCGCCGGGTGGTCGACCGGGCCGTCGACATCGGGGCCGAGATCGATTCCCTGTCCGTGGAGTCGGGAGTGGTGCGGATCCGTGTCCGGCTTGCGGACAGCGCCGACTGCGCCGTGCTGGAACACCTGCTGGGACGGATCGCCGGCGTGACCCGGGTCGAGGTGGACGTCGACCGGGTCGCGTACGGGGCCGGCAGCGCCGTCCCGGGAGGCCCGGCAGCCGCTTATCCCCGGGGCACGAGAGGCTGA
- a CDS encoding MFS transporter, with product MAASPLAPEAPGAPGATGSRSNRAVLLTVACLGQFMVLLDNTIVGAALPDMQRRLHTQLTGLQWIVDAYVLLVAMLLLSGGVFADRFGRKRVFLAGVAVFTAASALCSLAPSVGWLIGGRVVQGIGAAALSPASLALLAAAYPVPRERIKAIGLWAGFSGIGLAAGPVVGGVLIDAFGWPAIFLVNVPIGVVLLLVGLRSLEETRNPNAPAIDVPGTALSVLGVGAMTYGLIEGGARGWTSPVILGGFAVAVVLLAAFIAVEARRSAPILPLRLFRQRLFTVSNTAMVVVGFALMGSSFFFSQFFVDVQGSSILRAGLQTLPTSLAMVIVSPVAGRIAARYGFRIVVTAGLAVAGLGLLALGMVHADTGYGNVWWRLALVGVGFGLTMSPLTGAAIQAVSPQEGGLASGISSTTRQIGAVLGVAVLGAIVRTRQSGGASFEVGLNSAFVAAGGITVATAVLTGLWLTKSPTRAASSSGAPEPTGPSRQTPQPLVPRG from the coding sequence ATGGCCGCATCGCCGCTGGCCCCCGAAGCCCCCGGAGCCCCCGGAGCCACCGGCAGCCGATCGAACCGGGCCGTGCTGCTCACGGTGGCCTGCCTGGGCCAGTTCATGGTGCTGCTCGACAACACGATCGTCGGGGCGGCGCTGCCCGACATGCAGCGCCGGCTGCACACACAGCTGACCGGCTTGCAGTGGATCGTCGACGCGTACGTCCTGCTGGTCGCCATGCTGCTGCTGTCCGGCGGCGTCTTCGCCGACCGGTTCGGCCGCAAGCGGGTGTTCCTGGCCGGCGTGGCGGTGTTCACGGCCGCCTCGGCGCTGTGCAGCCTGGCGCCCTCGGTCGGCTGGTTGATCGGCGGCCGGGTGGTGCAAGGCATCGGCGCCGCCGCCTTGAGTCCCGCCTCCCTCGCGCTGCTCGCCGCCGCTTATCCGGTGCCGCGGGAGCGGATCAAGGCGATCGGATTGTGGGCCGGATTCAGCGGAATCGGGCTGGCCGCGGGGCCCGTGGTCGGCGGCGTGCTGATCGACGCCTTCGGCTGGCCGGCCATCTTCCTGGTCAACGTGCCCATCGGCGTGGTCCTGCTGCTGGTCGGCCTGCGCAGCCTGGAGGAGACCCGCAACCCGAACGCGCCCGCGATCGACGTCCCCGGAACGGCGCTGTCCGTGCTGGGCGTGGGCGCCATGACCTACGGCCTGATCGAGGGCGGCGCGCGCGGCTGGACCTCGCCGGTGATCCTGGGCGGCTTCGCCGTCGCGGTGGTCCTGCTCGCCGCCTTCATCGCGGTCGAGGCCCGGCGCTCGGCGCCGATCCTGCCGCTGAGGTTGTTCCGGCAGCGGCTGTTCACCGTGTCCAACACGGCCATGGTCGTGGTGGGGTTCGCGCTGATGGGCTCGTCGTTCTTCTTCTCCCAGTTCTTCGTGGACGTCCAGGGCAGCTCGATCCTGCGCGCCGGCCTGCAGACCCTGCCGACGTCGCTGGCCATGGTGATCGTCAGCCCGGTCGCGGGCCGGATCGCCGCGCGGTACGGCTTCCGCATCGTGGTCACCGCCGGCCTGGCCGTGGCCGGCCTGGGACTGCTGGCACTCGGCATGGTGCACGCCGACACCGGCTACGGGAACGTGTGGTGGCGGCTGGCACTGGTCGGCGTCGGCTTCGGCCTGACCATGTCCCCGCTGACCGGAGCCGCCATCCAGGCGGTCAGTCCGCAGGAGGGCGGCCTGGCGTCGGGGATCAGCAGCACGACCCGCCAGATCGGCGCGGTGCTCGGCGTGGCGGTGCTCGGGGCGATCGTGCGCACCAGGCAGTCCGGCGGCGCCTCCTTCGAGGTTGGTCTCAACAGCGCCTTCGTCGCGGCCGGCGGGATCACGGTGGCCACCGCGGTGCTCACCGGGCTGTGGCTCACGAAGTCTCCCACCCGGGCCGCCTCATCCAGCGGCGCGCCTGAGCCCACCGGCCCGAGCCGGCAGACACCTCAGCCTCTCGTGCCCCGGGGATAA
- a CDS encoding TetR/AcrR family transcriptional regulator, producing MAEGTEEQQRARRPGGRGARVAAAVHQAVTDLISERGYGTFSIGDVAARAGVADSSVYRRWGSLEALLADVMLTYLNARSPMPDTGTLAGDLRAYAAAVAREITGPDGLALLRLAVALSTTGEQGLQARDALRDERTRQLQAMLDRAAERGEDAPDALAMLDHVLAPMYIRVLFGIGPLTPEYVEGLVDRLLSA from the coding sequence ATGGCCGAGGGCACGGAAGAACAGCAGCGGGCAAGGCGACCCGGCGGACGCGGCGCGCGCGTCGCCGCGGCGGTACACCAGGCCGTCACCGACCTGATCAGCGAGCGCGGCTACGGCACGTTCTCCATCGGCGACGTCGCGGCCCGCGCGGGCGTGGCCGACAGCAGCGTCTACCGCCGGTGGGGGAGCCTCGAAGCCCTGCTCGCCGACGTGATGCTCACCTACCTGAACGCGCGCTCGCCGATGCCCGACACCGGCACCCTGGCCGGCGACCTGCGCGCCTACGCGGCCGCCGTGGCCCGCGAGATCACCGGGCCCGACGGCCTGGCGCTGCTGCGTCTGGCCGTCGCGCTGTCCACGACCGGCGAGCAGGGTTTGCAGGCGCGCGACGCGCTCCGGGACGAGCGCACCCGGCAGCTCCAGGCCATGCTCGACCGCGCCGCCGAACGCGGCGAGGACGCTCCCGACGCGCTCGCCATGCTGGACCACGTGCTGGCGCCGATGTATATCCGGGTCCTGTTCGGCATCGGTCCGCTCACGCCGGAGTACGTCGAGGGGCTGGTCGACCGGTTGTTGTCGGCTTGA
- a CDS encoding BTAD domain-containing putative transcriptional regulator: MEFRVLGPVGIFSDGAYVHLGGTKARTILAALLLRPGKVVSTDHLIDAVWGEQPPPTAPALIQTQIAALRKVLAAVGGDAGPCIVTVSPGYLLQRAEAPLDLVTFEESAGRARRAQRAGDVEQAAIEFGTALGAWTGPALGGAASPLASAEAFALEQQRARVRKEWIEVELACGRHSALLPDLYTIVGESPVDEVLRGLLMVALYRSGRVSEALAVCRDGRRLRAEELGMDPGPAMRELERAILNCDPSLELQPAVLAPAPSAGPTSNPDTEPNKEPSTEPDAPHRSRRRLWILAPLAGLAGLGVLAGAWWLVAGPTTANPRFTVAAEPFHAPTTTCLLKTTANSDERNGAFLQKWDKAALCQNVDRAPLYLAPSTAAASPVVSRLRTGAVNDPSWFLCWTVGAPDVTGNKIYYYTSGDEQAPGREYRFGWGFVPAPYLSIGADHTRSGLPECPPVPD; the protein is encoded by the coding sequence GTGGAATTCAGAGTCCTCGGCCCCGTCGGCATCTTCAGCGACGGGGCGTACGTCCACCTGGGCGGAACCAAAGCCCGGACGATCCTCGCCGCCCTGTTGCTGCGGCCCGGAAAAGTCGTCTCGACCGATCACCTGATCGACGCGGTCTGGGGCGAGCAGCCGCCACCCACTGCTCCGGCCCTGATCCAGACCCAGATCGCCGCGCTGCGCAAGGTGTTGGCCGCCGTCGGGGGCGACGCGGGTCCGTGCATCGTCACCGTGTCGCCGGGCTATCTGCTGCAACGCGCGGAGGCCCCGCTCGATCTCGTCACGTTCGAGGAATCCGCCGGCCGTGCCCGCCGGGCGCAGCGGGCCGGGGACGTGGAGCAGGCCGCGATCGAGTTCGGCACCGCGTTGGGTGCCTGGACCGGACCGGCTCTCGGTGGCGCGGCCTCCCCGCTGGCCAGCGCCGAGGCGTTCGCGCTGGAGCAGCAGAGGGCTCGGGTGCGCAAGGAGTGGATCGAGGTCGAACTGGCCTGTGGGCGGCACAGTGCCCTGCTTCCCGACCTCTACACGATCGTCGGCGAGTCACCCGTGGACGAAGTGCTGCGGGGCCTGCTGATGGTGGCGCTCTACCGGTCGGGGCGGGTCAGCGAAGCTCTGGCCGTCTGCCGGGACGGACGTCGGCTGCGGGCCGAGGAGTTGGGCATGGATCCAGGCCCGGCGATGCGGGAGTTGGAGCGTGCGATCCTCAACTGCGATCCCTCCCTTGAACTTCAGCCGGCGGTCCTGGCTCCGGCGCCTTCAGCCGGCCCGACATCGAACCCTGACACGGAACCGAATAAGGAACCGAGCACGGAACCGGACGCACCCCACCGTTCCCGCCGCCGACTCTGGATCCTGGCCCCGCTCGCCGGGCTCGCCGGGCTCGGCGTGCTGGCCGGAGCCTGGTGGCTCGTCGCGGGGCCCACCACCGCGAACCCCCGCTTCACCGTCGCCGCGGAACCATTCCACGCCCCGACCACCACGTGCCTCCTCAAGACCACGGCGAACAGCGACGAGCGCAACGGTGCCTTCCTCCAGAAGTGGGACAAGGCCGCGCTGTGCCAGAACGTCGACCGCGCGCCGCTGTACCTGGCCCCGTCGACCGCCGCCGCCTCCCCGGTCGTCTCCCGTCTGCGCACCGGGGCCGTCAACGACCCGAGCTGGTTCCTGTGCTGGACGGTCGGCGCCCCGGACGTCACCGGCAACAAGATCTACTACTACACGAGCGGCGACGAACAGGCCCCGGGGCGGGAGTACCGGTTCGGCTGGGGCTTCGTCCCCGCCCCCTACCTGAGCATCGGAGCCGACCACACCCGCTCCGGCCTGCCGGAATGCCCTCCGGTACCGGACTGA
- a CDS encoding DUF2690 domain-containing protein — MKTKNFARAGALAVISCAALATLTSQDPAFAAATAAVPARFASCDNQDPGGNTDAQTVRTATAGSASVELRYSPSAQCGWGRVFGKLGTSVWVDRSTDGGATWQGKLGEATITSGTDAHTPEFDDHGVLVRACADDHNGNIHCTGWY; from the coding sequence GTGAAAACCAAGAACTTCGCACGCGCCGGCGCTCTGGCCGTCATCTCCTGTGCCGCGCTCGCGACGCTGACGAGCCAGGACCCGGCCTTCGCAGCCGCCACCGCAGCGGTGCCGGCCCGTTTCGCCTCCTGCGACAACCAGGACCCCGGCGGCAACACCGACGCCCAGACCGTCCGCACCGCCACCGCCGGCTCGGCGTCCGTCGAGCTGCGCTACAGCCCGAGCGCGCAGTGCGGCTGGGGCCGGGTCTTCGGCAAACTCGGCACGTCGGTGTGGGTGGACCGAAGCACCGACGGTGGTGCGACCTGGCAGGGGAAGCTCGGCGAGGCCACCATCACCAGCGGCACGGACGCGCACACCCCCGAGTTCGACGACCACGGAGTACTGGTGCGGGCCTGCGCCGACGACCACAACGGCAACATCCACTGCACCGGGTGGTACTGA
- a CDS encoding cellulose binding domain-containing protein — MNDDPTNSYTVGLNYSGFTPASGAPSVATLAPPGTGITTAAGGSASSQTIAPYNAEVVTLQPGTAVTPPTTPGTPTASNVTSTGATLTWTASTSSTGLAGYDVVSVNGGTETVVASPTTNSATLTGLTPSTAYTFAVYARDTAGNRSARSGTVAVTTSTGSTGGASCKVTYTPNVWGGGFTGNVTVANTGTAPWTSWTVAFAFPGDEKVTGAWNATVTQSGANVTATSMSYNGAIAPGATTSFGFQGTWSASSASPTAFTVNGSACTTG; from the coding sequence GTGAACGACGACCCGACCAACAGCTACACCGTGGGGCTGAACTACAGCGGCTTCACCCCGGCCTCCGGCGCCCCGTCGGTCGCGACCCTGGCACCGCCCGGCACCGGCATCACCACCGCCGCCGGCGGCTCGGCGTCCTCGCAGACCATTGCGCCCTACAACGCCGAGGTCGTCACACTGCAGCCGGGCACGGCAGTCACGCCGCCCACCACCCCGGGCACCCCGACCGCCTCGAACGTGACGTCCACCGGGGCGACGCTGACCTGGACCGCCTCCACGAGCAGCACCGGCCTGGCCGGCTACGACGTGGTGTCCGTCAACGGCGGCACCGAGACCGTGGTGGCCTCGCCGACCACGAACTCCGCGACGCTCACCGGCCTGACGCCGTCCACCGCCTACACCTTCGCGGTGTACGCCCGCGACACCGCGGGGAACCGCTCGGCGCGCTCCGGCACGGTCGCCGTCACCACGAGCACCGGTTCCACCGGCGGCGCGTCCTGCAAGGTGACGTACACACCGAACGTCTGGGGCGGCGGCTTCACCGGCAACGTGACCGTCGCGAACACCGGCACGGCGCCGTGGACGTCCTGGACCGTCGCCTTCGCCTTCCCGGGCGATGAGAAGGTCACCGGCGCCTGGAACGCCACGGTCACCCAGTCCGGCGCAAACGTCACGGCGACGAGCATGAGCTACAACGGCGCCATCGCGCCGGGGGCCACCACGTCCTTCGGGTTCCAGGGCACGTGGAGCGCGAGCAGCGCCTCGCCGACGGCGTTCACCGTCAACGGCAGCGCCTGCACGACCGGCTGA